DNA from Asanoa sp. WMMD1127:
CTACCCCAAGGCCCTCCAGCTCGCGATGGACATGGCCGGCTACGACGCGCTGCGCCGGGAGCAGGCCGAGAAGCGCGAGCGCGGCGAGCTGATGGGCATCGGCGTCGCGTTCTTCACCGAGGCGGTCGGCGCGGGCCCGCGCAAGCACATGGACATCCTCGGGCTGGGCATGGCCGACGGCGCCGAGCTGCGCATCCACCCGACCGGCAAGGCGGTGCTGCGGATCTCGGTGAAGACCCAGGGCCAGGGCCACGAGACGACGTTCGCCCAGATCGTGGGCAACGAGCTCGGGCTGCCCACCGCCGACATCGAGGTGGTGCACGGCGACACCGACCAGACGCCGTTCGGCCTGGGCACCTACGGGTCCCGCTCGACGCCGGTGTCCGGCGCCGCGACGGCGCTGGTGGCCCGCAAGATCCGCGAGAAGGCGAAGATCGTCGCCTCCGCCATGCTCGAGGTGTCGCCCGACGACCTCGAGTGGGCGGGCAACCGGTGGCAGGTCAAGGGTGACCCGGAGCAGGGGAAGACGATCCAGGAGATCGCGCTGGCCGCGCACTCGAGCCTGGAGTTGCCCGAGGGCGTCGAGGGGCACCTCGACGCGACCACCGTCTACAACCCGCCGAACCTGACCTACCCGTTCGGCGCGTACATCTGCGTCGTCGACGTCGACAAGGGCACCGGGGCGGTCAAGGTGCGGCGGTTCATCGCGGTCGACGACTGCGGTGTGCGGATCAACCCGATGATCGTCGAGGGGCAGGTGCACGGCGGCCTGGCCGACGGCGTGGGCATGGCGCTGATGCAGGTCATGGCGTTCGACCCCGAGGGCAACCACCTCGGGGCGTCCTTCATGGACTACCTGCTGCCGACCTCGCTGGAGTGCCCGTCCTGGGAGCTCGGCGAGACCGTGACCCCGTCGCCGCACCACCCCATCGGGGCCAAGGGCGTCGGCGAGTCCGCCACCGTCGGCTCGCCGTGCGCGGTGGTCAACGCGGTCCTGGACGCGATCAAGCCCTTCGGCGTCCGCCACGCCGACATGCCGCTCACCCCGGCCGCGGTGTGGGGCGCCATGAACGGCCGGCCGATCCGGACGGACCTCGCGATCCCGTGACGTCCACGACGGAGCTGAGGGCGAACGAGCTGCGCGCCGCGCGCAGCCCGTTCGTCCTCGCGGTCGTGGTCCGCGCCGAACGGCCCACGTCGGCGAAGCCGGGCGATCGCGCGATCATCCACCCCGACGGCACGATCGAGGGTTTCGTCGGCGGCTCGTGCGCCGAGTCGACCGTGCGGATCCAGGCGATGCGGCAGCTCGTGGCCGGCGAGTCGACGCTGCTGCGGATCACGCCGGGCGGCGGTCCCGGGCCGGCGGCGCCCGGGCTCGTGGTGGCCGACAACAGCTGCCTGTCCGGCGGCACCATCGACGTCTTCCTGGAGGTGGTCGTGCCGGCGCCGCTGGTGCAGGTCTACGGCGACACCCCGATCGCGCGAGCGCTGGTCACGGTCGGCGAGGCGGCCGGCTACGAGGTGCGGCTCGCCCCGGCGCCCGGCCCCGTCGCGGCCGACGCGCTGGCCGTGGTGGTGGCCTCGCACGGGCACGACGAGACCGGCGTGCTGACGTCGGCGGTGGCGGCCGGCGTGCCCTACGTCGCGCTGGTGGCGTCGCCCAAGCGGGGCGCGGCGGTGCTGGCCGAGACGGGCGTGCCGGCCGGGCGGGTCAAGACGCCGGCGGGGCTCGACCTCGGCGCGCGTACGCCCGGTGACGTGGCCATCTCGATCCTGGCCGAGGTGGTGGCGGCGCGCACGACGGCCAAGCCGGCGCCGGCGCCCCGGACGCCGGCCGTGCTGCAGATCGGCGTCGGCGTGCCGGCGGCGCCCGAGATCGCCATCGACCCGATCTGCGACATGGAGGTGGTCGTGGAGCCCGGCGCGCTGTCCTATGAGCACAATGGACGGACGTGGTACTTCTGCGCGCCCGGCTGCCGCAAGGCGTTCGCCGCCGACCCCGCCCGGTGGGGCGGATGAGCGGCGACCTGCCCGCCGACGTCGGAGGGCTCACGGCGGCCCTGGACCGCACGGGCTACCTCGCCGACGAGCCCCTCGCCACGGCCCTGTTCCTGGCCACCGCGATGCCGGCGCCGATCCTGCTCGAGGGCGAGCCCGGCGTCGGCAAGACCGAGGCGGCCAAGGCGCTGGCCACGGCGCTCGACACGCCACTGGTCCGGCTGCAGTGCTACGAGGGGCTGACCGTCTCCGAGGCGCTCTACGAGTGGAACTACCCGCGGCAGTTGCTGGCGATCCGGCTGGCCGAGGCGTCCGGCTCCGCGGTGGCCTCGGCCGACCTGTTCACGCCCGAGTTCCTGCTGCGCCGGCCGCTGCTCACGGCGCTCGAACACCCGGGGCCGCGCCCGGCGGTGCTGCTGCTCGACGAGGTCGACCGGGCCGACGACGAGTTCGAGGCGTTCCTGCTGGAGCTGCTGGCCGAGGCGACGGTGACGATCCCGGAGCTGGGCACCCGCCGCGCGGTGTTGCCGCCGGTCGTGGTGCTGACCTCCAACCGCACCCGTGACCTGCACGACGCGCTCAAGCGCCGCTGCCTCTACCACTGGATCCCCTACCCGGCCGCCGACCGGGTCGCCGCGATCGTCCGCCGCCGGGTCGCCGGGATCGGGGACCCGCTGGCCGATCAGGTCGCCGCGGCGGTGCACAAGCTGCGCGGGCTCGACCTCTACAAGCCGCCCGGGGTGGCCGAGGCGGTCGACTGGGCCACCGCCCTGCGGGTGCTCGGCATCGGGGCGCTCACTCCCGCGGCCGTCGCCCAGACCCTGTCCGCGGTCGTGAAATACGACGAGGACCTGGCCACCGTACGCGGCAGCGGGCTCTTCGATGACTGAGCCGGCCGATCTCGCGGCGGTCGCGGCCCGGTTCGGCGCGGTGCTGCACGACTCCGGCGTCGCGGTCGGTCCGGACCGCAGCGAGCGGTTCGCCCGCGCCGTGCTGCTCACCCGGCCGGAAACGACGCGGGCGCTCTACTGGTGTGCGGCCGTCACGCTGCTCGCCGACCCGGCCGACCGGCCCGCCTTCGACCGTGCCTTCGACCTCGTGTTCGGTGGGCTCGTCGACGACGCCTCGACCCGGGGCGGTCCGCCGTCGCCGGGCCCCTCCGGGGTGCCGCCCCGGTCGGGACGGGCGGGCGGCGGGCAACCCGGGGTCGGCGACCGGCCGCCCGGCGCGCCTCCTTCGGCGCCCGGGACGCGCAGCCCGTACCCCGTGATCGCGACGGCGTCCGAACGACTCGGCGGGCGCGACTTCGCGAAGCTCTCGCCCGACGAGCTGCTCGCCCTGGCCGTCGCCATGCGGCGGCTCAAGCTGGCCAGCCCGCCGCGGCGGACCCGGCGCACGCAGGTCGGGCGGCGGGGACCGGCGGTCGACCTGCGGGCCACGCTGCGGGCCGCCCGGCGGACCGGCGGCCACCCCGTGCGCCTGCGCCGGCGCCGGCCGCGGGTCAAGCCGCGCCGGCTCGTCGTGCTCTGTGACATCTCCGGCTCGATGGCGCCGTACGCGCGTGCGCTGCTGCAGCTGGTCTACTGCGCGGCCGGCGGCGA
Protein-coding regions in this window:
- a CDS encoding VWA domain-containing protein; translation: MTEPADLAAVAARFGAVLHDSGVAVGPDRSERFARAVLLTRPETTRALYWCAAVTLLADPADRPAFDRAFDLVFGGLVDDASTRGGPPSPGPSGVPPRSGRAGGGQPGVGDRPPGAPPSAPGTRSPYPVIATASERLGGRDFAKLSPDELLALAVAMRRLKLASPPRRTRRTQVGRRGPAVDLRATLRAARRTGGHPVRLRRRRPRVKPRRLVVLCDISGSMAPYARALLQLVYCAAGGERAEVFTFATRLTRLTHVLRRVSPAVALDRAGRAAPDWSGGTRIGAALRTFLDEHGARGMARGAVVLILSDGWDTGPPEVLGEQMARLSRLAHRVVWANPRTQSAEFRPLTAGMAAAWPHCDAVVSAHRLDALDDLLVALADPGRRRRPAGGGGPDRP
- a CDS encoding MoxR family ATPase, with protein sequence MSGDLPADVGGLTAALDRTGYLADEPLATALFLATAMPAPILLEGEPGVGKTEAAKALATALDTPLVRLQCYEGLTVSEALYEWNYPRQLLAIRLAEASGSAVASADLFTPEFLLRRPLLTALEHPGPRPAVLLLDEVDRADDEFEAFLLELLAEATVTIPELGTRRAVLPPVVVLTSNRTRDLHDALKRRCLYHWIPYPAADRVAAIVRRRVAGIGDPLADQVAAAVHKLRGLDLYKPPGVAEAVDWATALRVLGIGALTPAAVAQTLSAVVKYDEDLATVRGSGLFDD
- a CDS encoding XdhC family protein; this encodes MTSTTELRANELRAARSPFVLAVVVRAERPTSAKPGDRAIIHPDGTIEGFVGGSCAESTVRIQAMRQLVAGESTLLRITPGGGPGPAAPGLVVADNSCLSGGTIDVFLEVVVPAPLVQVYGDTPIARALVTVGEAAGYEVRLAPAPGPVAADALAVVVASHGHDETGVLTSAVAAGVPYVALVASPKRGAAVLAETGVPAGRVKTPAGLDLGARTPGDVAISILAEVVAARTTAKPAPAPRTPAVLQIGVGVPAAPEIAIDPICDMEVVVEPGALSYEHNGRTWYFCAPGCRKAFAADPARWGG